From the Natronococcus sp. AD-5 genome, one window contains:
- a CDS encoding fumarylacetoacetate hydrolase family protein, whose amino-acid sequence MKLTEFEVQTPVGPVRRVGAVDDEELIDVTASYGAVLAERGERRPAEIAAITTPPEMLAFLRRGDRAFEAAREALEFAAETDTSVGPDGAQLRYCREEVVRLGPLPRPNSIRDFMVVEEHVRNSLEEPPDAWYEMPVYYKGNPDTVVRPGADVEWPAYTDRLDYELEIAAIVGKRGRDVPAERAEEYIAGYTIFNDFSARDIQLREMSAQLGPAKGKDFANGLGPVLVTPDEIDVENLAVSARINGEVWSDGSLGEMYHSFAEIVEHVSQAEPLHPGDVLGSGTVGNGCGLELDRWLEPGDEIELEAEGIGTLRHRVVDSASTGASGSE is encoded by the coding sequence ATGAAGCTCACCGAATTCGAGGTCCAGACGCCGGTCGGACCGGTGCGGCGGGTCGGCGCCGTCGACGACGAGGAGCTGATCGACGTCACCGCGAGCTACGGGGCGGTGCTGGCCGAGCGGGGAGAACGGCGACCCGCGGAGATCGCGGCGATTACGACTCCCCCGGAGATGCTCGCGTTCCTGCGACGCGGCGATCGGGCGTTCGAGGCGGCTCGGGAGGCGCTCGAGTTCGCCGCCGAAACCGATACGTCGGTCGGTCCCGACGGTGCGCAGCTCCGATACTGTCGGGAGGAGGTGGTGCGACTCGGTCCGCTCCCGCGACCGAACTCGATTCGCGATTTCATGGTCGTCGAGGAACACGTCCGAAACAGCCTCGAGGAACCGCCGGACGCTTGGTACGAGATGCCGGTGTACTACAAGGGCAATCCGGATACGGTCGTGCGACCGGGCGCCGACGTCGAGTGGCCGGCGTACACGGACAGACTCGATTACGAGCTCGAAATCGCCGCGATCGTCGGGAAACGCGGCCGTGACGTGCCGGCCGAACGGGCCGAGGAGTACATCGCCGGCTACACGATCTTCAACGACTTCAGCGCCCGAGACATCCAGTTGCGGGAGATGTCGGCACAGCTCGGTCCCGCCAAGGGGAAGGACTTCGCGAACGGTCTCGGCCCGGTGCTCGTTACCCCCGACGAAATCGACGTCGAGAACCTGGCGGTATCCGCCCGGATCAACGGCGAGGTCTGGTCGGACGGCTCCCTGGGGGAGATGTACCACTCGTTCGCCGAGATCGTCGAACACGTCTCGCAGGCCGAACCGCTCCACCCGGGAGACGTCCTCGGAAGCGGTACGGTCGGTAACGGCTGCGGCCTCGAATTGGATCGCTGGCTCGAGCCCGGCGACGAAATCGAACTCGAGGCGGAGGGGATCGGAACGCTTCGTCATCGCGTCGTCGATTCGGCGTCGACGGGCGCGAGCGGATCCGAGTAG
- a CDS encoding cyclase family protein → MWQTIRDERTTLVDLSVGLESDSPSEPFPPSIERFDHRRGAELLAGRLREIGFGDVDADDFPEEIGLAWEEITAITHAGTHMDAPWHYGPKSGGSESRTIDDVPLEWCIGEAIVLDFTEKGSGAEIGVDEIEAELEVIDHELEEGEIVLVRTGADELWGTADYLTEFPGMGADATEYLVERGVKVIGTDAYGFDKPFAEMGRRYVESDAEEELWPAHFAGRDVEYCQIEKMANLTELPRTGATIVTFPVNIAGGSAGWVRPVALVEEGA, encoded by the coding sequence ATGTGGCAGACGATTCGAGACGAACGAACGACGCTGGTCGATCTGAGCGTGGGTCTGGAGTCGGACTCGCCGAGCGAGCCGTTTCCGCCGTCGATCGAACGGTTCGACCACCGTCGGGGTGCGGAACTGCTCGCGGGACGCCTTCGCGAAATCGGCTTCGGAGACGTCGACGCGGACGACTTTCCGGAGGAGATCGGGCTGGCCTGGGAGGAGATCACCGCGATCACTCACGCCGGAACGCACATGGACGCGCCATGGCACTACGGGCCGAAAAGCGGCGGTTCCGAATCGCGGACGATCGACGACGTTCCGCTCGAGTGGTGTATCGGGGAGGCGATCGTCCTGGATTTCACCGAGAAGGGTTCCGGCGCCGAAATCGGCGTCGACGAGATCGAGGCCGAACTCGAAGTCATCGATCACGAACTCGAGGAGGGGGAGATCGTCCTCGTCCGAACCGGCGCCGACGAGCTGTGGGGGACGGCTGACTACCTCACCGAGTTCCCCGGCATGGGCGCGGACGCGACCGAGTACCTCGTCGAACGAGGGGTGAAGGTAATCGGGACGGACGCGTACGGCTTCGACAAACCGTTCGCCGAGATGGGACGGCGGTACGTCGAGTCGGACGCGGAGGAAGAGCTGTGGCCGGCGCACTTCGCGGGCCGCGACGTCGAGTACTGCCAGATCGAAAAGATGGCCAACCTGACCGAACTCCCGCGGACGGGCGCGACGATCGTGACGTTTCCCGTAAACATCGCGGGCGGTAGCGCCGGGTGGGTAAGGCCGGTCGCGCTCGTCGAGGAGGGGGCATGA